The following coding sequences are from one Vulpes vulpes isolate BD-2025 chromosome 12, VulVul3, whole genome shotgun sequence window:
- the PHLDB1 gene encoding pleckstrin homology-like domain family B member 1 isoform X35, with protein MDTLNRNQVGPGCKTQAMVKKGPLDLIETGKGLKVQTDKPHLVSLGSGRLSTAITLLPLEEGKTVIGSAARDISLQGPGLAPEHCYIENVRGTLTLYPCGNACSIDGLPIRQPTRLTQGCMVCLGQSTFLRFNHPAEAKWMKSMIPAGGRAPGPPYSPGSESESLVNGNHTPQPATRGPSACASHSSLVSSIEKDLQEIMDSLVLEEPGAAGKKPAATSPLSPMANGGRYLLSPPTSPGAMSVGSSYENTSPAFSPLSSPASSGSCASHSPSGQEPAPSMPPLVPARSSSYHLALQPPQPRPSGARPSESPRLGRKGGHERPPSPGLRGLLTDSPAATVLAEARRATESPRLGGQLPVVAISLSEYPASGARSQPTSIPGSPKFQPPVPAPRNKIGTLQDRPPSPFRELPSTERVLTTSPSRQLVGRTFSDGSVARTLQPPESPRLGRRGLDSMRELPPLSPSLSRRALSPMPTRTTPDPKLTREVAESPRPRRWAAHGASPEDFSLTLGARGRRTRSPSPTLGESLAPRKGSFSGRLSPAYSLGSLTGASPRQSPRAQRKLSSGDLRVPVTRERKNSITEISDNEDDLLEYHRRQRQERLWEQEMERLERQRLETILNLCAEYSRADGGLEAGELPSIGEAAAALALAGRRPSRGLSGAPGASGRSTEEPGGATPRLWECVERSDEENLKEECSSTESTQQEHEDAPSTKLQGEVLALEEERAQVLGRVEQLKVRVKELEQQLQESAREAEMERALLQGEREAERALLQKEQKAVDQLQEKLVTLETGIQKERDKEAEALETETKLFEDLEFQQLERESRVEEERELAGQGLLRSQAELLRSITKRKERLAVLDSQAGQIRAQAVQESERLARDKNASLQLLQKEKERLTMLEGRYHSLTGGRPFPKTTSTLKEVYRSKMDGEATSPLPRTRSGPLPSSSGSSSSSSQLSVATLGRSPSPKSALLAQNGTGSLPRNLAATLQDIETKRQLALQQKGQQVIEEQRRRLAELKQKAAAEAQCQWDALHGAAPFPPGPSGFPPLMHHSILHHLPAGRERGEEGEHAYDTLSLESSDSMETSISTGGNSACSPDNMSSASGLDVGKIEEMEKMLKEAHAEKSRLMESREREMELRRQALEEERRRREQVERRLQSESARRQQLVEKEVKMREKQFSQARPLTRYLPIRKEDFDLKTHIESSGHGVDTCLHVVLSSKVCRGYLVKMGGKIKSWKKRWFVFDRLKRTLSYYVDKHETKLKGVIYFQAIEEVYYDHLRSAAKKRFFSFSVVTESPNPALTFCVKTHDRLYYMVAPSAEAMRIWMDVIVTGAEGYTQFMN; from the exons GCTGTATGGTGTGCCTGGGTCAGTCCACCTTCCTCCGTTTTAACCACCCAGCTGAAGCCAAGTGGATGAAGAGCATGATTCCAGCAGGGGGCcgggccccagggcccccctaCAGTCCTGGTTCAG AATCAGAAAGCCTGGTGAACGGGAACCACACCCCACAGCCTGCCACCCGGGGACCCTCCGCTTGTGCCAGCCACAGCTCCCTGGTGAGCTCTATTGAGAAGGACCTGCAGGAAATCATGGACTCACTGGTGCTAGAGGAGCCTGGGGCGGCAGGCAAGAAGCCTGCTGCGACTTCCCCACTGTCGCCGATGGCTAACGGTGGGCGCTACTTGCTGTCCCCGCCGACCAGCCCTGGTGCCATGTCCGTGGGCTCCAGCTATGAGAACACCTCTCCAGCCTTCTCTCCACTCTCCTCACCAGCCAGCAGTGGAAGCTGCGCCAGCCACTCACCCAGCGGGCAGGAGCCAGCACCTTCCATGCCCCCGCTGGTCCCTGCCCGTTCCTCCAGCTACCATCTGGCTCTGCAGCCCCCACAGCCCCGACCGAGTGGTGCCCGCCCCTCTGAGAGCCCCCGGTTGGGCAGGAAAGGGGGTCACGAGAGGCCTCCCAGTCCTGGCCTCCGAGGTCTGCTGACAGACAGCCCTGCAGCCACGGTCTTGGCCGAGGCCCGCAGAGCCACTGAGAGCCCCCGGCTGGGTGGACAGCTGCCCGTGGTGGCCATCAGCCTGAGTGAGTACCCGGCTTCCGGTGCCCGAAGCCAACCCACCAGCATTCCTGGCAGCCCCAAGTTCCAGCCTCCAGTCCCCGCTCCCCGAAACAAGATTGGCACCCTCCAGGACCGTCCTCCCAGCCCTTTCCGTGAGCTACCCAGCACCGAGCGGGTGCTGACGACCAGCCCCTCACGCCAGCTGGTGGGCCGGACATTTTCAGATGGGTCAGTTGCCCGCACTCTGCAGCCCCCCGAGAGCCCCCGCCTGGGCCGGCGGGGCCTGGACAGTATGCGGGAATTGCCCCCATTGAGCCCATCACTGTCCCGACGGGCACTGTCCCCGATGCCCACCAGGACTACTCCAGATCCCAAGCTAACCAGAGAAGTGGCTGAGAGTCCCCGGCCCCGGCGCTGGGCAGCCCACGGGGCATCACCAGAGGACTTCTCACTGACCCTGGGGGCGCGGGGCCGTAGGACTCGGAGTCCCTCACCCACACTTGGGGAGTCCCTGGCGCCCCGCAAGGGCAGCTTCAGTGGCAGGCTGAGCCCGGCCTACAGTCTGGGCTCTCTGACAGGGGCTTCGCCCCGCCAGAGCCCCCGCGCCCAGAGGAAGCTGTCCAGTGGGGACCTGCGGGTGCCTGTCACTCGGGAGCGGAAAAATAGCATTACGGAGATCAGTGACAATGAGGACGACCTCCTGGAGTACCACCGGCGGCAGCGCCAAGAACGGCTCTGGGAGCAGGAGATGGAGAGGCTG gAGCGCCAGCGCCTGGAGACCATCCTGAACCTGTGCGCGGAGTACAGCCGTGCTGATGGGGGCCTTGAGGCAGGGGAGCTGCCCAGCATCGGGGAGGCCGCTGCGGCATTGGCGCTGGCTGGCCGCAGGCCCTCACGAGGCCTTTCTGGGGCCCCTGGAGCCTCTGGGCGGAGCACTGAAGAGCCTGGGGGTGCTACCCCACGCCTGTGGGAGTGTGTGGAGCGCTCAGATGAGGAGAACCTGAAGGAGGAGTGCAGCAGCACAGAGAGCACCCAGCAGGAG CACGAAGATGCCCCTAGCACCAAGCTTCAAGGAGAGGTGCTGGCTCTGGAAGAGGAGCGGGCTCAGGTGCTGGGGCGTGTGGAGCAGCTCAAAGTCCGCGTGAAGGAGCTGGAGCAGCAGCTGCAGGAGTCAGCCCGAGAG GCTGAGATGGAACGGGCGTTgctgcagggggagagggaggcggAGCGGGCACTGCTGCAGAAGGAGCAGAAGGCAGTGGACCAGCTGCAGGAGAAGTTAGTGACCTTGGAGACTGGCatccagaaggagagggacaag GAGGCCGAGGCCCTGGAGACGGAGACAAAGCTGTTTGAGGACTTGGAGTTCCAGCAACTGGAGCGGGAGAGCCGCgtggaggaggagcgggagctgGCGGGCCAGGGGCTGCTCCGGAGCCAGGCTGAGCTGCTCCGCAGCATCACCAAGAGGAAG gagcGCCTGGCAGTCCTGGACAGTCAGGCGGGGCAGATCCGGGCCCAGGCCGTGCAGGAGTCCGAGCGCCTAGCGAGGGACAAGAATGCTTCCCTGCAGCTGCTGCAGAAG GAGAAGGAGAGACTGACTATGTTGGAGGGAAGATACCACTCACTCACAGGAGGCAGGCCCTTCCCGAAGACCACGTCCACCCTCAAAGAG GTTTACCGCTCCAAGATGGATGGTGAGGCCACCAGCCCCCTGCCCCGGACCCGCAgtggccccctcccctcctcctctggctcttcttcctcttcttcgcAGCTCAGCGTGGCTACTCTGGGCCGGAGCCCCTCCCCAAAG agTGCCCTACTTGCCCAGAACGGCACAGGCAGCCTTCCTCGCAACCTGGCGGCCACGCTGCAGGACATTGAGACCAAGCGCCAGCTGGCCCTGCAGCAGAAGG GACAGCAGGTGATCGAGGAGCAGCGGCGGCGCCTGGCCGAGCTGAAGCAGAAGGCTGCGGCCGAGGCACAGTGCCAGTGGGACGCCCTGCACGGGGCGGCCCCCTTCCCCCCGGGCCCCTCGGGCTTCCCCCCGCTCATGCACCACTCCATCCTGCACCACCTGCCGGCTGGCCGGGAGCGCGGGGAGGAGGGCGAGCACGCCTATGACACCCTGAGCCTGGAGAGCTCCGACAGCATGGAGACCAGCATCTCCACGGGCGGCAACTCGGCCTGCTCGCCCGACAACATGTCCAG TGCGAGCGGCCTGGATGTGGGCAAAATCGAGGAGATGGAGAAGATGCTGAAAGAGGCACACGCCGAGAAGAGCCGGCTCATGGAGTCCAGG GAGCGGGAGATGGAGCTCCGGCGGCAGGCCCTGGAGGAGGAACGGAGGAGGCGAGAACAGGTGGAACGGAGGCTACAGAGCGAGAGCGCCAGGAGGCAGCAGCTGGTGGAGAAGGAGGTCAAGATGCGAGAGAAACAGTTTTCCCAG gCACGACCCCTGACCCGCTACCTGCCAATCCGGAAGGAGGACTTTGACCTGAAGACCCACATCGAGTCGTCCGGCCATGGTGTTGATACCTGCCTGCACGTGGTGCTTAGCAGCAAG GTCTGCCGCGGCTACTTGGTCAAGATGGGCGGCAAGATTAAATCATGGAAGAAGCGCTGGTTTGTCTTTGACCGGCTCAAGCGCACCCTTTCCTATTATGTGG ACAAGCATGAGACGAAGCTGAAGGGGGTCATCTACTTCCAGGCCATCGAGGAAGTGTACTACGATCACCTGCGCAGTGCAGCCAAG aaGAGGTTTTTCAGCTTTTCTGTGGTGACTGAG AGCCCGAACCCAGCCCTCACCTTCTGTGTGAAGACCCACGACCGGCTGTATTACATGGTGGCCCCGTCTGCAGAGGCCATGCGCATCTGGATGGACGTCATCGTCACGGGAGCGGAGGGCTACACTCAGTTCATGAACTGA
- the PHLDB1 gene encoding pleckstrin homology-like domain family B member 1 isoform X6 has translation MRRPGRGVGWRPGPQELWSPRTMDTLNRNQVGPGCKTQAMVKKGPLDLIETGKGLKVQTDKPHLVSLGSGRLSTAITLLPLEEGKTVIGSAARDISLQGPGLAPEHCYIENVRGTLTLYPCGNACSIDGLPIRQPTRLTQGCMVCLGQSTFLRFNHPAEAKWMKSMIPAGGRAPGPPYSPGSAESESLVNGNHTPQPATRGPSACASHSSLVSSIEKDLQEIMDSLVLEEPGAAGKKPAATSPLSPMANGGRYLLSPPTSPGAMSVGSSYENTSPAFSPLSSPASSGSCASHSPSGQEPAPSMPPLVPARSSSYHLALQPPQPRPSGARPSESPRLGRKGGHERPPSPGLRGLLTDSPAATVLAEARRATESPRLGGQLPVVAISLSEYPASGARSQPTSIPGSPKFQPPVPAPRNKIGTLQDRPPSPFRELPSTERVLTTSPSRQLVGRTFSDGSVARTLQPPESPRLGRRGLDSMRELPPLSPSLSRRALSPMPTRTTPDPKLTREVAESPRPRRWAAHGASPEDFSLTLGARGRRTRSPSPTLGESLAPRKGSFSGRLSPAYSLGSLTGASPRQSPRAQRKLSSGDLRVPVTRERKNSITEISDNEDDLLEYHRRQRQERLWEQEMERLERQRLETILNLCAEYSRADGGLEAGELPSIGEAAAALALAGRRPSRGLSGAPGASGRSTEEPGGATPRLWECVERSDEENLKEECSSTESTQQEHEDAPSTKLQGEVLALEEERAQVLGRVEQLKVRVKELEQQLQESAREAEMERALLQGEREAERALLQKEQKAVDQLQEKLVTLETGIQKERDKEAEALETETKLFEDLEFQQLERESRVEEERELAGQGLLRSQAELLRSITKRKERLAVLDSQAGQIRAQAVQESERLARDKNASLQLLQKEKERLTMLEGRYHSLTGGRPFPKTTSTLKEMEELLLPAVDLEQWYQELMAGLGTGPAAASPRSSPPPLPAKASRQLQVYRSKMDGEATSPLPRTRSGPLPSSSGSSSSSSQLSVATLGRSPSPKSALLAQNGTGSLPRNLAATLQDIETKRQLALQQKGESLPAEPPPADDPAGQQVIEEQRRRLAELKQKAAAEAQCQWDALHGAAPFPPGPSGFPPLMHHSILHHLPAGRERGEEGEHAYDTLSLESSDSMETSISTGGNSACSPDNMSSASGLDVGKIEEMEKMLKEAHAEKSRLMESREREMELRRQALEEERRRREQVERRLQSESARRQQLVEKEVKMREKQFSQARPLTRYLPIRKEDFDLKTHIESSGHGVDTCLHVVLSSKVCRGYLVKMGGKIKSWKKRWFVFDRLKRTLSYYVDKHETKLKGVIYFQAIEEVYYDHLRSAAKKRFFSFSVVTESPNPALTFCVKTHDRLYYMVAPSAEAMRIWMDVIVTGAEGYTQFMN, from the exons GCTGTATGGTGTGCCTGGGTCAGTCCACCTTCCTCCGTTTTAACCACCCAGCTGAAGCCAAGTGGATGAAGAGCATGATTCCAGCAGGGGGCcgggccccagggcccccctaCAGTCCTGGTTCAG CAGAATCAGAAAGCCTGGTGAACGGGAACCACACCCCACAGCCTGCCACCCGGGGACCCTCCGCTTGTGCCAGCCACAGCTCCCTGGTGAGCTCTATTGAGAAGGACCTGCAGGAAATCATGGACTCACTGGTGCTAGAGGAGCCTGGGGCGGCAGGCAAGAAGCCTGCTGCGACTTCCCCACTGTCGCCGATGGCTAACGGTGGGCGCTACTTGCTGTCCCCGCCGACCAGCCCTGGTGCCATGTCCGTGGGCTCCAGCTATGAGAACACCTCTCCAGCCTTCTCTCCACTCTCCTCACCAGCCAGCAGTGGAAGCTGCGCCAGCCACTCACCCAGCGGGCAGGAGCCAGCACCTTCCATGCCCCCGCTGGTCCCTGCCCGTTCCTCCAGCTACCATCTGGCTCTGCAGCCCCCACAGCCCCGACCGAGTGGTGCCCGCCCCTCTGAGAGCCCCCGGTTGGGCAGGAAAGGGGGTCACGAGAGGCCTCCCAGTCCTGGCCTCCGAGGTCTGCTGACAGACAGCCCTGCAGCCACGGTCTTGGCCGAGGCCCGCAGAGCCACTGAGAGCCCCCGGCTGGGTGGACAGCTGCCCGTGGTGGCCATCAGCCTGAGTGAGTACCCGGCTTCCGGTGCCCGAAGCCAACCCACCAGCATTCCTGGCAGCCCCAAGTTCCAGCCTCCAGTCCCCGCTCCCCGAAACAAGATTGGCACCCTCCAGGACCGTCCTCCCAGCCCTTTCCGTGAGCTACCCAGCACCGAGCGGGTGCTGACGACCAGCCCCTCACGCCAGCTGGTGGGCCGGACATTTTCAGATGGGTCAGTTGCCCGCACTCTGCAGCCCCCCGAGAGCCCCCGCCTGGGCCGGCGGGGCCTGGACAGTATGCGGGAATTGCCCCCATTGAGCCCATCACTGTCCCGACGGGCACTGTCCCCGATGCCCACCAGGACTACTCCAGATCCCAAGCTAACCAGAGAAGTGGCTGAGAGTCCCCGGCCCCGGCGCTGGGCAGCCCACGGGGCATCACCAGAGGACTTCTCACTGACCCTGGGGGCGCGGGGCCGTAGGACTCGGAGTCCCTCACCCACACTTGGGGAGTCCCTGGCGCCCCGCAAGGGCAGCTTCAGTGGCAGGCTGAGCCCGGCCTACAGTCTGGGCTCTCTGACAGGGGCTTCGCCCCGCCAGAGCCCCCGCGCCCAGAGGAAGCTGTCCAGTGGGGACCTGCGGGTGCCTGTCACTCGGGAGCGGAAAAATAGCATTACGGAGATCAGTGACAATGAGGACGACCTCCTGGAGTACCACCGGCGGCAGCGCCAAGAACGGCTCTGGGAGCAGGAGATGGAGAGGCTG gAGCGCCAGCGCCTGGAGACCATCCTGAACCTGTGCGCGGAGTACAGCCGTGCTGATGGGGGCCTTGAGGCAGGGGAGCTGCCCAGCATCGGGGAGGCCGCTGCGGCATTGGCGCTGGCTGGCCGCAGGCCCTCACGAGGCCTTTCTGGGGCCCCTGGAGCCTCTGGGCGGAGCACTGAAGAGCCTGGGGGTGCTACCCCACGCCTGTGGGAGTGTGTGGAGCGCTCAGATGAGGAGAACCTGAAGGAGGAGTGCAGCAGCACAGAGAGCACCCAGCAGGAG CACGAAGATGCCCCTAGCACCAAGCTTCAAGGAGAGGTGCTGGCTCTGGAAGAGGAGCGGGCTCAGGTGCTGGGGCGTGTGGAGCAGCTCAAAGTCCGCGTGAAGGAGCTGGAGCAGCAGCTGCAGGAGTCAGCCCGAGAG GCTGAGATGGAACGGGCGTTgctgcagggggagagggaggcggAGCGGGCACTGCTGCAGAAGGAGCAGAAGGCAGTGGACCAGCTGCAGGAGAAGTTAGTGACCTTGGAGACTGGCatccagaaggagagggacaag GAGGCCGAGGCCCTGGAGACGGAGACAAAGCTGTTTGAGGACTTGGAGTTCCAGCAACTGGAGCGGGAGAGCCGCgtggaggaggagcgggagctgGCGGGCCAGGGGCTGCTCCGGAGCCAGGCTGAGCTGCTCCGCAGCATCACCAAGAGGAAG gagcGCCTGGCAGTCCTGGACAGTCAGGCGGGGCAGATCCGGGCCCAGGCCGTGCAGGAGTCCGAGCGCCTAGCGAGGGACAAGAATGCTTCCCTGCAGCTGCTGCAGAAG GAGAAGGAGAGACTGACTATGTTGGAGGGAAGATACCACTCACTCACAGGAGGCAGGCCCTTCCCGAAGACCACGTCCACCCTCAAAGAG ATGGAGGAGCTGCTGCTCCCTGCTGTAGACTTAGAGCAGTGGTACCAGGAGCTGATGGCCGGGCTGGGGACCGGCCCCGCTGCAGCCTCCCCACGCTCCTCCCCCCCGCCTCTGCCCGCCAAAGCTTCCCGGCAGCTTCAG GTTTACCGCTCCAAGATGGATGGTGAGGCCACCAGCCCCCTGCCCCGGACCCGCAgtggccccctcccctcctcctctggctcttcttcctcttcttcgcAGCTCAGCGTGGCTACTCTGGGCCGGAGCCCCTCCCCAAAG agTGCCCTACTTGCCCAGAACGGCACAGGCAGCCTTCCTCGCAACCTGGCGGCCACGCTGCAGGACATTGAGACCAAGCGCCAGCTGGCCCTGCAGCAGAAGG GCGAGTCGCTTCCTGCAGAGCCCCCCCCAGCAGACGACCCAGCAG GACAGCAGGTGATCGAGGAGCAGCGGCGGCGCCTGGCCGAGCTGAAGCAGAAGGCTGCGGCCGAGGCACAGTGCCAGTGGGACGCCCTGCACGGGGCGGCCCCCTTCCCCCCGGGCCCCTCGGGCTTCCCCCCGCTCATGCACCACTCCATCCTGCACCACCTGCCGGCTGGCCGGGAGCGCGGGGAGGAGGGCGAGCACGCCTATGACACCCTGAGCCTGGAGAGCTCCGACAGCATGGAGACCAGCATCTCCACGGGCGGCAACTCGGCCTGCTCGCCCGACAACATGTCCAG TGCGAGCGGCCTGGATGTGGGCAAAATCGAGGAGATGGAGAAGATGCTGAAAGAGGCACACGCCGAGAAGAGCCGGCTCATGGAGTCCAGG GAGCGGGAGATGGAGCTCCGGCGGCAGGCCCTGGAGGAGGAACGGAGGAGGCGAGAACAGGTGGAACGGAGGCTACAGAGCGAGAGCGCCAGGAGGCAGCAGCTGGTGGAGAAGGAGGTCAAGATGCGAGAGAAACAGTTTTCCCAG gCACGACCCCTGACCCGCTACCTGCCAATCCGGAAGGAGGACTTTGACCTGAAGACCCACATCGAGTCGTCCGGCCATGGTGTTGATACCTGCCTGCACGTGGTGCTTAGCAGCAAG GTCTGCCGCGGCTACTTGGTCAAGATGGGCGGCAAGATTAAATCATGGAAGAAGCGCTGGTTTGTCTTTGACCGGCTCAAGCGCACCCTTTCCTATTATGTGG ACAAGCATGAGACGAAGCTGAAGGGGGTCATCTACTTCCAGGCCATCGAGGAAGTGTACTACGATCACCTGCGCAGTGCAGCCAAG aaGAGGTTTTTCAGCTTTTCTGTGGTGACTGAG AGCCCGAACCCAGCCCTCACCTTCTGTGTGAAGACCCACGACCGGCTGTATTACATGGTGGCCCCGTCTGCAGAGGCCATGCGCATCTGGATGGACGTCATCGTCACGGGAGCGGAGGGCTACACTCAGTTCATGAACTGA